A genomic stretch from Salvelinus alpinus chromosome 38, SLU_Salpinus.1, whole genome shotgun sequence includes:
- the LOC139566362 gene encoding homeobox protein engrailed-1-B-like, whose product MEERIDQNSRDSTEGESVSLSPNLPSPPILPHQAAQQVHRTTNFFIDNILRPDFGCKKELGSRERAQTSGRENVNPLVIRPSHASSLCQDSNCSSDSTSSSSSSPSSKQSSTKQGEGNGTTTTRYGDTASIVVVNASNGGSPPAKESTPMLWPAWVYCTRYSDRPSSGPRTRKLKKKKNEKEDKRPRTAFTAEQLQRLKSEFQANRYITEQRRQSLATELNLNESQIKIWFQNKRAKIKKGNGYKNGLALQLMAQGLYNHSTTTVQEEKDDSE is encoded by the exons ATGGAAGagcgaattgatcaaaacagccGTGATTCGACTGAGGGAGAGAGCGTGTCCCTCTCCCCGAATCTACCATCTCCTCCAATTTTGCCCCACCAGGCAGCACAGCAAGTACATAGAACCACAAACTTTTTTATTGACAATATTCTGCGGCCAGACTTCGGCTGCAAGAAGGAGCTTGGGAGTCGGGAGCGGGCGCAGACCTCCGGCAGAGAAAACGTAAACCCCTTGGTAATAAGGCCATCTCACGCGAGCAGCCTTTGCCAGGATTCCAACTGCAGTAGTGACAGTACTTCTTCCTCGTCGTCCTCGCCGTCTTCGAAACAGAGCTCGACAAAACAAGGTGAAGGGAATGGGACTACCACAACGAGATATGGAGACACCGCGTCAATAGTGGTTGTGAATGCCAGTAATGGAGGATCTCCACCCGCTAAAGAATCTACGCCGATGTTATGGCCTGCGTGGGTTTACTGCACGAGATATTCGGATCGACCATCATCTG GCCCAAGGACACGGAAATTGAAAAAGAAGAAAAATGAGAAAGAAGACAAGCGACCCAGAACCGCGTTTACGGCTGAACAGCTGCAGAGACTTAAGTCCGAGTTTCAGGCAAATCGCTACATAACAGAACAACGGAGACAGTCACTGGCCACAGAACTGAATCTCAATGAATCCCAAATAAAAATTTGGTTTCAGAATAAGAGGGCAAAAATCAAAAAGGGGAATGGCTACAAGAACGGCCTGGCTCTCCAACTCATGGCCCAAGGACTGTACAACCATTCCACAACCACGGTCCAAGAGGAGAAGGATGATAGCGAGTAA